The DNA region CGCCTCACCGACCCCGGTCACCGGCTCGGTCTCCTCGGTGGGCGGGGCGCCCTGACGACGGGCCGCCTCGGCGATGCGGATCAGCGCCGCCACCGACGGCACCCGGTAGTCACGGCGCTGCCGCACCGAGACCAACCGCGGATGCGGGTCGTCCGGCTCGCCGCCGTCGACACCGCCGGCACCGACGCCGAACCGTTCGTCGGCCTCCTGCGGGTCGATCGACTCGACGTCCCAGGGGGTGACCTCCCCGAACGCGTCCAGCAGCAGCTCGTCGTAGGCGTAGGAGGCGTTGTTGAGGGTCACGTACGCCTGCCAGACCGCGTCGTCGTCGATGCGGCCCTGTGCGGCCTTGACCGTGTCCAGGTGTGCCCGGGCCGCCTGGAACACCTGCTCCAACGCGGCGTCGAGTGCGGTGTGCTGGTCGGTCATGCGGATGAAGTTCCCTTCACGGGTGATCTGGCCCCACCGGCCGGTGGCGGTGCGGGCCGTCGGTCAGCTCTGCCGCAGGAAGCGGTCGAGCACGTGCACGCCGAACTGTAGCCCGTCGATCGGCACCCGCTCGTCGATGCCATGGAACAGTGCGGAGAAATTCAGGTCGGCCGGCAGCCGCAGCGGCGCGAACCCGAAGCAGCGGATGCCGAGCTGCTGGAACGCCTTGGCGTCGGTGCCGCCGGAGAGCATGTACGGCACCACCCGGGCACCGGGATCGGCCCAGCGCAGCGCCGCCGCCATCGCGTCGACCAGTGCCCCGTCGAAACTGGTCTCGATCGCCGGTTGCCGCTCGACGTGCTCGATCTCGACGTCCGGGCCGACGATCTGCCGGAGTTCGGTGAGGAACTGGGCCTCCTGGCCGGGCAGCACCCGGCAGTCGATGGTGGCGCTGGCCCGGCCCGGGATGACGTTCTCCTTGTAGCCGGCCTGCAGCCGGGTCGGGTTGGCGGTGTTGCGGATCGTGGCACCGATGATGTTGGCGATCGGTCCCAGTTTGGCGATCGTGAGCTCCGGGGTGTCGGGGTCGAACGCGATGCCGAGCAGGTCGGAGACCTCCGCCAGGAAGTCCCGCACGGTCGGGGTGACGACGATCGGGAACTGGTGGCGGCCGACCCTGGCCACCGCCTCGCACAGTGCGGTGACGGCGTTGTCGTCGTGCACCATCGATCCGTGCCCGGGACGTCCCCGGGTGTGCAGGCGGAGCCAGTTGATGCCCTTCTCCGCCGTCTCGATCAGGTACAACCGCAGGTCGTCGCTGACGGTGTAGGAGAAGCCGCCGACCTCGCCGATCGCCTCGGTGCACCCGTCGAACAGGTCGGGACGTTCCTGCACGAGGTGGTGTGCGCCGTACCGGCCGCCGGCCTCCTCGTCGGCGGTGAAGGTCAGCACGATGTCACGGGGCGGCCGGGTCCCGGTCCGCTGCCAGTCCCGGACGACGGCGAGCATCATCGCGTCGAAGTCCTTCATGTCGATCGCGCCACGGCCCCACAGGTAGCCGTCGCGCACCTCGCCGGCGAACGGCGGCACCGACCATTCGGTGGCGTCGGCCGGGACGACGTCGAGATGGCCGTGCACCAGCAGCGCGCCCCGGGCGGGGTCGGTGCCGGGAATCCGGGCGACGACGTTGGCCCGGCCCGGTGCCGACTCGACGATGGTGCTGTCGAGGCCGACCTCGGCGAGCTCGGCGGCGACGTACTCGGCGGCGACCCGTTCACCGGCGCAGGTGAGCGGATCGCCGGTGTTGGTGGTGTCGATCCGGAGCAGGTCGCGGCAGATCCGCACGACCTCCTCGGCGGGTGCCGGCGACGCGGGCGGTGCACTCATGCGGTTCTTCATACCAGCCCGCCCGCCCTGGACCCAGCCCCGGTGGCCGGTGGCGGGGGCCGGACCAGGGCTGGTGGTGGTCGCGTGTCTGGCCGCCGCCGGTGGTGGTCGCGTGTTTGGCCGCCGGCAGGCCCGGGTATCGCCGCGGGCGCCACCGGATGCACCGGCACCCGGTACGGCCCGGAGGAGGTAGGCGTGTCCGTAGGTCTCCCCCCGATCCCGTCGCTGGGCGGGCAGGACGCACATCACGACCCCGGCGGCACCGATCTGGTGACCCTGCTGGTCGAGGAGCACGCGCGGATCGACCGGCTCTGCGCGGCGCTCGCCGACGAGGTCGACCCGGCGCGGCGGCGCGGCGGCGCCGACGTGCTGGTGGCGATGATCTCCCGGCATCTGTCCGCCGAGGAGCAGTACCTGTACCCAGCGGTACGCGCGGCGGTGCCCGACGACGGGGCGCGGCTGGCCCAAGCGGGACTCGACACCGACGAGACCCTGCAGGCGGCGTTGGTCGCCTGGCGGGCCGCGTCGTCCGACGACCCCGGCGGGTCGACGTCGTCGGACGACGAGGGCGGGCCAGGCACCGGTCGGGACCGGGCGCTCGACACGGTGGCCGCCGGATGGCGAGGCCATCGTGCCCTCGTCGAGACGACCCTGCTGCCCCGACTGCGGGCGGCCGCGACGCCGGAGGAGTTGATCCGGCTGGGCAACCGGGCGGCGATCGCCGAGGAGGCCGCGCCCACCCGCCCGCATCCGCACGCGCCGTCGCGTCCACCGTGGAACCGCGTCACGGCGCCGGCCATCGGCGTGGTGGACAAGGTCCGGGATCTGGCCAGTGGCCGCACCACCTATCCGGAGGATCTGCCGTCCGACGATCCCGCAACCGTCACCGACGGTGCCGCCGACCACACCCCAGGTTGATCGATGATCTCCGTTGGGTTCTGTTTCACATTGATGTCGTGGGACGTTTCCCACATCGAAGGTCTTCCCGTCGATCCCGTCTTGGTCCTACCGTCACGTTATGAACCTGGAGCTGCGTCACCTGCGGGTGGTCTGCGCCATCGCCGAGACCGGTAGCGTGACCAAGGCGGCCTCCATGTTAGGTCTGGCACAGCCGGCGCTCACCGCGCAACTGCAACGCATCGAACGGACCCTCGGCGGGCCGCTGTTCGAGCGAGACCGCCGGGGCGCCCGGCCCACCGCGCTCGGTGAACTGGTCCTGGCCCGCGCCCGGGTGCTGCTGCCGGCGATGAAGGGGCTGCAGGACGAAGCCGCCCGGCTGGCCGGCACCGGCAGTGTGATGGGCCGCTTCCGGCTGGGTGGGGTGAACAGCCCCATTCTCGGCGGTCTGGTGCATCGGCTCGCCGCCGACCAGCCACAGGCGCAGATCAGCACCTACGCGTCCTGGTACGTCGACGAACTCGCCCAGATGGTCCTCGGTGGGCGGCTCGACTACGCGCTCACCGGGGTCTGCGGCGACGCGACCCCGTCGTCGGAGTTCGGCCTGGCCTGGCGCGCGGTCGCGGTCGACGCGATCTTCGTACTGCTGCCGGAGTCGCACCCGATGGCGCAGCACCGGGAGATCGAGCTGGGGATGCTCGCCGACGAGCAGTGGGTCGCCGCACCCGGCGACGGCTGCTTCGGTGACTGCTTCGCCGCCGCCTGCGCCCGGTCCGGCTTCACCCCCCGCAAAATGTACGAGACCGACATCCGCGGCTGTGTCGACCTGGTCGAGTCCGGCGAGGCGATCGCCCTGTGCCAGGCGACGTTCCGGCCGATCAGTGGCCTGGTCACCCGGCCGTTGGCGGATGCGCCGCTGCGCTGGCGGCTGTTGCTGGGGTGGCATCCGGACGCGCCGGCCGCGACGCTGGCGGACCGGGTGTTCGGGCACGCGGTGTCGGCCTACACCGACTCGCTCGCCCGCAATCCGCAGTACCTCGGGTGGCTGGCCGTCAACCCCGGGTTCGGTGCGCAGGGGCTGGCCGGCAGCCCGGCCGCGCCGGGCTGACCGGCCAGCCGAGCGACGGCGGCCGACCCTAGG from Solwaraspora sp. WMMD791 includes:
- a CDS encoding hemerythrin domain-containing protein, encoding MSVGLPPIPSLGGQDAHHDPGGTDLVTLLVEEHARIDRLCAALADEVDPARRRGGADVLVAMISRHLSAEEQYLYPAVRAAVPDDGARLAQAGLDTDETLQAALVAWRAASSDDPGGSTSSDDEGGPGTGRDRALDTVAAGWRGHRALVETTLLPRLRAAATPEELIRLGNRAAIAEEAAPTRPHPHAPSRPPWNRVTAPAIGVVDKVRDLASGRTTYPEDLPSDDPATVTDGAADHTPG
- a CDS encoding M20/M25/M40 family metallo-hydrolase; the protein is MSAPPASPAPAEEVVRICRDLLRIDTTNTGDPLTCAGERVAAEYVAAELAEVGLDSTIVESAPGRANVVARIPGTDPARGALLVHGHLDVVPADATEWSVPPFAGEVRDGYLWGRGAIDMKDFDAMMLAVVRDWQRTGTRPPRDIVLTFTADEEAGGRYGAHHLVQERPDLFDGCTEAIGEVGGFSYTVSDDLRLYLIETAEKGINWLRLHTRGRPGHGSMVHDDNAVTALCEAVARVGRHQFPIVVTPTVRDFLAEVSDLLGIAFDPDTPELTIAKLGPIANIIGATIRNTANPTRLQAGYKENVIPGRASATIDCRVLPGQEAQFLTELRQIVGPDVEIEHVERQPAIETSFDGALVDAMAAALRWADPGARVVPYMLSGGTDAKAFQQLGIRCFGFAPLRLPADLNFSALFHGIDERVPIDGLQFGVHVLDRFLRQS
- a CDS encoding LysR family transcriptional regulator, whose protein sequence is MNLELRHLRVVCAIAETGSVTKAASMLGLAQPALTAQLQRIERTLGGPLFERDRRGARPTALGELVLARARVLLPAMKGLQDEAARLAGTGSVMGRFRLGGVNSPILGGLVHRLAADQPQAQISTYASWYVDELAQMVLGGRLDYALTGVCGDATPSSEFGLAWRAVAVDAIFVLLPESHPMAQHREIELGMLADEQWVAAPGDGCFGDCFAAACARSGFTPRKMYETDIRGCVDLVESGEAIALCQATFRPISGLVTRPLADAPLRWRLLLGWHPDAPAATLADRVFGHAVSAYTDSLARNPQYLGWLAVNPGFGAQGLAGSPAAPG